In Pyricularia oryzae 70-15 chromosome 2, whole genome shotgun sequence, one genomic interval encodes:
- a CDS encoding arv1 superfamily protein: protein MPICIECRHPVKTLWTKYSGTGDGDKVSGHNIRLTVCKNCGRFCDKYVEHDFVVLFVDLVLIKPQVYRHLLHNSLMRDGDRFDPTMIRLGILLLLFDVYLTWARIEKQFNTSSSADQSSFSRIAQQPIVLQYMFFLLLCTLSNLAFHLSIRLLTSSPWSPLVLLGLLPAPFERPNSVSTALLVSSSTKLFPILMVIWNYDVPAAARSLGWAVVANNVEALMILLDCGYGAAALLTTAGALSRWAISSAFLTAAGLEGVSVAAETSIAEDGRALWAFLLTANEWAGRLATG, encoded by the exons ATGCCAATCTGCATCGAGTGTCGGCACCCCGTGAAAACGCTGTGGACCAAGTACTCGGGCACTGGAGATGGGGACAAGGTCAGCGGCCACAACATCCGCTTGACGGTATGCAAAAACTGCGGAAGGTTCTGTGACAAATATGTCGAGCATGATTTCGTGGTTTTGTTTGTGGACTTGGTCCTCATCAAGCCTCAGGTCTACCGGCATTTGCTGCATAACTCGCTGATGCGGGACGGAGACCGTTTTGAT CCTACCATGATCCGGCTTGGCATTCTTCTGCTTCTCTTCGACGTCTATCTGACCTGGGCGCGGATCGAAAAGCAGTTTAACACCAGCAGTAGCGCAGACCAATCTAGCTTCAGTCGCATAGCGCAACAGCCCATTGTGCTACAGTACATGTTCTTCT TGCTGCTGTGCACTCTCTCGAACCTAGCCTTCCACTTGTCGATCCGTTTGCTCACGTCGTCGCCGTGGTCGCCGTTGGTCCTCCTGGGGCTTCTCCCAGCACCGTTCGAGAGGCCCAATTCTGTATCGACAGCTCTGCTCGTGTCATCATCTACGAAGCTTTTTCCGATACTCATGGTCATATGGAACTACGATGTGCCTGCAGCTGCCCGTAGTCTTGGctgggccgtggtggccaACAATGTCGAGGCGCTTATGATACTCCTCGACTGTGGCTACGGCGCGGCAGCTTTGTTGACTACCGCAGGTGCACTAAGCAGATGGGCCATCAGCAGCGCATTTCTCACTGCTGCGGGTTTGGAAGGAGTTTCGGTCGCGGCCGAGACGAGCATAGCCGAGGACGGAAGAGCACTGTGGGCATTCTTGCTTACTGCAAATGAATGGGCCGGCAGGCTGGCCACGGGTTAA
- a CDS encoding acetylglutamate synthase, with protein MTLRGSAAWKQVGSIAQLPLGKSTNQHKNNHAVRSLSQQPCSSDRLKSPWLLSVRGVSAEAEGMRSLYETIMSERDKKMAENKELLLSVMETSPTRRGAKKWLKDFAPALGRKWQPRGISTAGPLPQADTRALEDNLPQVAIVKLREPQSIDETTLKGVGRTLCQLQMLGLLSIVVVDCDQDLVKGDALWPVIMKQTERALAGATIAPLARPRVMDYVMGIRPGSEGDQASSLAAGGVFVSREEPLIRALKDDAIVVVPTYAVSTDTCAARTVQADEVVVALTRYYSGLQFPNKSSGGPADTCQQPTAKPKAGIRKVMIIDPLGGPPANNRPEGAHVFLNMIQEYDTAMKYIKEADYPELKIASSAIGSTSDTSAHIRKKHADNLELTKRIVTLLPSSASVVITTPEEAANLRGEKGEESHNFGFLAQTRTRKPKNALIHNLITDRPAFSSSLPTTRFAASKPQAVKTGTMGNMDWTSKPIVTQSRTTLAKRGMPLTILPDPFTSPWTPTAPGQPRLRLTDICVDLPRLVHLIDDSFDRKLDVQDYLNRVEDSLAGIIIVGEYEGGAILTWEAPNPHNIPAAEAYAEAYRQGRLVPYLDKFAVLKRAQGEGGIADIVFNAMIRTCFPKGVCWRSRKDNPVNKWYAERSRGFRKLDDSNWSMFWTTEWDDHSNADYEDVCRKIQPSWADNKQIVD; from the exons ATGACATTGCGTGGTAGCGCCGCCTGGAAGCAGGTGGGTTCAATTGCCCAG TTGCCTCTTGGCAAATCGACAAACCAACATAAAAACAATCATGCCGTCAGAAGCTTATCGCAACAGCCATGCAGCAGCGACCGCCTCAAGTCGCCATGGCTGCTCTCAGTCCGTGGTGtgtcggcagaggcggaggGTATGAGGTCGCTCTATGAGACTATCATGTCGGAAAGAGATAAGAAAATGGCAGAGAACAAG GAATTGCTCCTGTCTGTCATGGAAACCTCACCTACGAGGCGAGGGGCGAAGAAATGGCTGAAGGACTTCGCGCCAGCCCTCGGCCGCAAATGGCAGCCCAGAGGCATCAGCACAGCTGGTCCTCTGCCCCAGGCTGACACTCGAGCCTTGGAAGACAACCTCCCTCAGGTTGCCATTGTCAAGCTCAGGGAGCCCCAGTCCATCGATGAGACCACTCTCAAGGGTGTGGGCAGAACTCTTTGCCAGCTTCAAATGTTGGGACTGCTGTCCATTGTCGTTGTTGATTGTGACCAGGACTTGGTCAAGGGAGATGCGCTTTGGCCAGTGATCATGAAGCAGACTGAGCGTGCGCTGGCTGGAGCTACGATTGCACCTCTAGCACGCCCACGTGTGATGGACTATGTTATGGGCATTCGGCCTGGATCAGAGGGCGACCAAGCCTCATCTCTCGCCGCTGGCGGTGTATTCGTCTCCAGGGAAGAACCACTCATTAGAGCATTGAAGGACGACGCCATCGTGGTGGTACCGACATATGCCGTCTCTACAGACACCTGTGCAGCCAGGACTGTTCAGGCAGACGAGGTCGTTGTTGCGCTTACCAGATATTATTCTGGCTTGCAGTTTCCCAATAAGTCATCGGGTGGCCCGGCAGACACCTGTCAGCAGCCGACGGCCAAACCGAAAGCCGGTATTCGAAAAGTCATGATTATTGACCCTCTTGGCGGACCACCTGCAAACAACCGACCGGAAGGCGCACACGTGTTCCTCAATATGATACAGGAATATGACACAGCAATGAAGTACATCAAGGAAGCGGACTACCCCGAGCTTAAAATAGCGAGCAGCGCCATAGGATCGACTTCTGACACATCTGCACACATAAGAAAGAAGCATGCAGATAACTTGGAGCTCACGAAGCGTATCGTGACGTTACTCCCATCGTCTGCCTCAGTAGTCATCACTACGCCCGAAGAGGCCGCAAATCTACGGGGCGAGAAGGGTGAAGAGTCACACAACTTTGGATTTCTGGCCCAGACAAGAACACGCAAGCCGAAGAATGCGCTGATACACAACTTGATCACCGACCGACCGGCATTCTCATCATCGCTGCCGACTACCAGGTTCGCTGCAAGCAAGCCACAGGCTGTCAAGACGGGGACCATGGGTAACATGGACTGGACCAGTAAACCTATCGTCACCCAATCGAGAACAACGCTCGCCAAGCGCGGgatgcccctgacgatactCCCAGATCCATTCACCAGCCCTTGGACGCCAACAGCCCCAGGTCAGCCAAGGTTGCGACTGACGGATATATGCGTTGACCTGCCGCGGCTCGTTCACCTCATTGACGATTCATTCGACAGAAAGCTAGACGTGCAGGATTATCTCAACCGTGTAGAAGACAGTCTAGCGGGCATCATAATTGTGGGCGAATACGAAGGTGGTGCCATCTTGACTTGGGAGGCACCCAATCCTCACAACATCCCGGCTGCCGAGGCATATGCGGAGGCGTATAGGCAGGGCAGATTAGTGCCGTACTTGGATAAGTTTGCGGTGCTCAAGAGGGCACAGGGGGAGGGTGGAATTGCCGACATCGTCTTCAATGCCATGATCCGCACTTGCTTTCCCAAGGGAGTCTGTTGGCGGAGTCGTAAGGATAATCCAGTGAACAAATGGTATGCTGAGCGGTCGAGAGGATTTAGGAAGCTGGACGATTCCAACTGGAGTATGTTTTGGACAACCGAATGGGACGATCATAGCAATGCCGACTATGAGGACGTCTGTCGCAAGATACAGCCATCTTGGGCAGATAACAAGCAGATAGTAGACTAA
- a CDS encoding bystin yields the protein MPKATTPNARSRRHNPLESDILATGVLRQKAPKRKHKESTEAENYVDSRASQQILALGRELLEDERQEGGAATEKTHDAFALESGRFQNDDRADDEFPAEDDAWGSDEEVEEVEVDPEDLEAFNRFLPADGDDDPLLRLGWGGQGDAEEEAPTNLADIILAKIQEKEAMDAGKIPQVSAVEEEMQDLPPKVVEVYTIIGQMLARYKSGKLPKPFKVLPTIPRWEDILVVTNPEQWTPNAVYAATKIFSSANSAAAQRFMELVVLDAFKTDIFEHKKLNPHLFNALKKGLYRPAAWFKGFLFPLVSGGCTLREAAIVAAALARVSVPVLHSAAAIKGLCDIAAQEASQGTEGGGATNILLRCLLEKKYALPYQCIDALVFHFLRFRNADPASVREEDVSKIGKDGAAMSRIALPVIWHQCLLSFAQHYRDQITEEQRELLLDLLLTHGHSGIGPEVRRELLAGRGRGVPLEQEGPAFDGDDTMLVD from the exons ATGCCGAAAGCCACAACACCAAACGCGCGATCGCGCCGTCACAACCCTCTCGAGTCCGATATACTAGCCACGGGAGTTTTGCGACAGAAGGCTCCCAAAAGGAAACACAAGGAGTCGACCGAGGCCGAGAACTATGTCGACAGCCGAGCCTCCCAGCAGATTCTGGCCCTAGGACGAGAGCTGCTTGAGGACGAGCGGCAAGAGGGCGGAGCTGCCACGGAGAAAACCCATGATGCTTTCGCTCTCGAGTCTGGAAGGTTCCAGAATGATGATAGGGCCGACGATGAGTTCCCTGCAGAGGATGATGCTTGGGGTTCGGACGAGGAAGTGGAAGAGGTCGAGGTTGATCCTGAAGACCTTGAGGCTTTCAATCGATTTCTGCCGGCAGATGGAGATGACGACCCCTTACTGCGGCTGGGATGGGGAGGTCAAGGGGACGCCGAGGAGGAAGCCCCAACCAACCTTGCCGACATAATATTGGCCAAGatccaagaaaaagaggcCATGGATGCAGGGAAGATTCCACAGGTGTCTGCTGTAGAGGAGGAGATGCAGGATCTGCCACCAAAAGTGGTGGAGGTATACACTAT TATTGGCCAAATGCTGGCAAGAT ACAAGTCAGGAAAGCTGCCCAAACCGTTCAAGGTCCTCCCTACAATCCCTCGGTGGGAAGACATCCTTGTTGTAACGAACCCCGAACAGTGGACGCCGAACGCAGTATACGCTGCTACCAAGATATTCTCGTCCGCCAACTCTGCCGCTGCCCAACGATTTATGGAGCTTGTGGTTCTTGACGCCTTCAAAACGGACATTTTTGAGCACAAAAAGTTGAACCCTCACTTGTTTAACGCGCTCAAGAAGGGCTTATATAGGCCCGCGGCTTGGTTCAagggttttcttttcccaTTAGTCTCAGGGGGTTGCACGCTTCGAGAAGCTGCAATTGTCGCTGCGGCACTCGCAAGGGTGTCAGTCCCAGTGTTGCACTCGGCGGCAGCGATCAAGGGTCTCTGTGATATTGCGGCCCAAGAGGCCTCGCAAGGTACCGAGGGTGGTGGTGCTACCAACATACTGCTGCGCTGCCTGTTGGAGAAGAAATACGCTTTACCGTACCAGTGTATCGATGCTCTGGTCTTCCATT TTCTGCGATTCCGAAACGCGGATCCTGCATCTGTCCGGGAAGAAGACGTCAGCAAAATTGGCAAGGATGGAGCGGCAATGAGCAGAATAGCATTGCCTGTTATTTGGCACCAGTGCCTCTTGTCGTTTGCTCAACATTATAGGGATCAGATCACCGAAGAGCAACGTGAACTCCTGTTGGATCTGCTTCTCACCCATGGGCACTCTGGAATTGGGCCCGAGGTTCGCAGAGAGCTTCTGGCTGGTAGAGGACGGGGTGTGCCACTCGAACAAGAAGGCCCAGCGTTTGATGGAGACGACACTATGCTCGTGGACTAA
- a CDS encoding 6-phosphogluconate dehydrogenase, which yields MAPQLLWIGLGNMGRGMCRNIVEKAALDGLPLLLHNRSAQRAVDLKGSLPDGKAEVVTDLAQGVAKADVIFTCVANDAAVRETLDAAIASGNIKGKLFIDCSTIHPDTTESVSKKIVDQGAEFVAAPIFGPPAAADAGTLVAVLAGPRSSVERARPYFKGVTSRAEIEMVDRTPQTALTLKVIGNTFIVNMIEQLAEGHVLAEKSGLGTEYLHQFVEHVFPGAYTAYSQRMLTGDYHKREEPLFAVDLARKDAGHALALAKKAGTKLPNVEAADAHLAQVKEHSGAKGDIAGIYGAVRKEAGLKFENDA from the exons ATGGCACCTCAATTGTTATGGATAGGCCTCGGGAACATGGGCAGG GGAATGTGCAGGAATATTGTCGAGAAAGCTGCCCTCGATGGTCTTCCGCTTCTTCTACATAACCGTTCGGCACAGCGCGCTGTTGATCTCAAGGGCAGTCTGCCGGACGGAAAGGCCGAGGTTGTCACAGACCTTGCACAAGGAGTCGCCAAAGCCGATGTGATTTTCACCTGCGTCGCCAATGACGCTGCCGTCCGGGAAACGCTGGACGCAGCTATTGCCTCTGGCAACATCAAAGGCAAGCTGTTCATCGACTGCTCAACCATCCACCCGGATACAACTGAGAGTGTGAGCAAAAAAATCGTCGATCAGGGAGCCGAGTTCGTAGCTGCACCGATTTTCGGGCCGCCCGCCGCTGCAGATGCGGGGACTCTGGTCGCCGTGCTCGCGGGCCCCCGGTCTTCGGTCGAACGAGCGCGCCCTTACTTCAAGGGCGTGACTTCGCGTGCAGAGATCGAGATGGTGGACCGCACGCCTCAGACGGCACTGACGCTCAAGGTCATTGGCAACACCTTCATCGTCAACATGATTGAGCAGCTGGCCGAGGGCCACGTGCTGGCGGAAAAGTCGGGACTGGGCACAGAATATCTACATCAATTCGTGGAGCACGTCTTCCCCGGGGCGTATACCGCCTACTCGCAGCGGATGCTGACAGGCGACTATCACAAGCGAGAGGAGCCGTTGTTTGCTGTGGACCTGGCTAGGAAAGATGCAGGCCATGCTTTGGCCCTTGCAAAGAAGGCTGGGACCAAGCTGCCCAACGTGGAGGCAGCAGATGCTCACTTGGCCCAGGTCAAGGAACACTCTGGGGCCAAGGGGGACATTGCTGGTATTTATGGTGCTGTGCGCAAGGAAGCTGGGCTCAAGTTTGAGAACGACGCGTGA